A section of the Microbacterium sp. MM2322 genome encodes:
- a CDS encoding metal-sensitive transcriptional regulator, translated as MNGYDANKDDLQKRLRRVEGQVRGIARMVDEDKYCIDILTQVSAATKALETVALSLLSDHLSHCVAEASAEGGQVAADKIREANDAIARLVRS; from the coding sequence ATGAACGGCTACGACGCGAACAAGGACGACCTGCAGAAGCGGCTGCGCCGCGTCGAGGGCCAGGTGCGCGGCATCGCGCGCATGGTCGATGAGGACAAGTACTGCATCGACATCCTCACGCAGGTCTCCGCCGCGACGAAGGCGCTCGAGACCGTCGCGCTGTCATTGCTGAGCGACCACCTCAGCCACTGCGTCGCCGAGGCGAGCGCCGAGGGCGGCCAGGTCGCGGCCGACAAGATCCGCGAGGCGAACGACGCGATCGCGCGTCTCGTCCGCTCCTGA
- a CDS encoding heavy metal translocating P-type ATPase: protein MSAADVELDISGMTCASCATRIERKLNKLPGVEASVNYATEKARVRADGVETSQLIATVEAAGYGATVPAPEPETAEPDDETKPLRQRLLISAALSLPVAVISMIPALQFENWQWLALTLAAPVAVWGAWPFHRAAAVNLRHGAATMDTLISLGVIASLGWSLYALFFGGAGMPGMTMTFTLVGAPQAGGHEIYLEVAALVTVFILAGRYIEARAKRASSEALRALLELGATDAAKLQNGVETRVPVSQLVVGDTVVVRPGEKIPSDGLVTAGMSSVDASMLTGESMPVEVAEGSRVVGATINVGGRLEVQIARVGADTELARMRRLMEEAQTGKADVQRLADRVSAVFVPVVIGLALAALVGWTIAGAPWELAFTAAVATLIIACPCALGLATPTALLVGTGRGSQLGILIRGPQVLEQTRTVDTIVLDKTGTVTTGRMSVTDVLPAGVSREELLAVAASVEAGSEHPVARAIVASSTAGSVESFQSHAGFGVQGIVDGAAVVAGRPSWLAEEWAVAVPADLPEGTVVAVARDGEYLGAIVVADTVKPSSAAAIARFRELGLEPILLTGDTASSASRVAAEVGIERVEAGVTPAGKLDTIRRLQGEGRVVAMAGDGVNDAAALAAADLGIAMGGGTDAAIAASDITVVSGDLVVVADAVRLARRTLGIIRGNLFWAFAYNVAAIPLAMAALLNPLVAAAAMALSSVFVVTNSLRLRGFQGSSRG, encoded by the coding sequence GTGAGCGCCGCCGACGTCGAGCTCGACATCTCCGGGATGACGTGCGCCTCGTGCGCCACCCGGATCGAGCGGAAACTCAACAAATTGCCCGGAGTCGAGGCATCCGTCAACTACGCGACCGAGAAGGCGCGCGTCCGTGCCGACGGCGTCGAGACGTCGCAGCTCATCGCGACGGTCGAGGCGGCGGGGTACGGCGCGACGGTGCCGGCCCCCGAGCCCGAGACGGCCGAGCCGGATGACGAGACGAAGCCGCTCCGCCAGCGGCTGCTGATCAGCGCCGCGCTGTCGCTGCCGGTCGCCGTGATATCGATGATCCCGGCGCTGCAGTTCGAGAACTGGCAGTGGCTCGCGCTGACGCTCGCCGCTCCCGTCGCGGTCTGGGGTGCGTGGCCGTTCCACCGGGCGGCCGCCGTCAACCTGCGCCACGGCGCCGCGACGATGGACACCCTCATCAGCCTCGGCGTGATCGCCTCGCTCGGCTGGTCGCTCTACGCGCTCTTCTTCGGCGGCGCCGGCATGCCCGGCATGACGATGACCTTCACGCTGGTCGGTGCGCCGCAAGCGGGCGGGCACGAGATCTACCTCGAGGTTGCCGCGCTCGTCACGGTCTTCATCCTGGCGGGCCGCTACATCGAGGCCCGAGCGAAGCGGGCATCGTCCGAGGCGCTGCGCGCGCTGCTCGAACTCGGGGCGACGGATGCCGCGAAGCTCCAGAACGGTGTCGAGACACGCGTGCCCGTCTCGCAGCTCGTCGTCGGCGACACGGTCGTCGTGCGCCCGGGCGAGAAGATCCCGTCGGACGGACTCGTCACCGCGGGGATGAGCAGCGTCGACGCGAGCATGCTGACCGGCGAGTCGATGCCGGTCGAGGTCGCCGAGGGCTCGCGCGTCGTCGGCGCGACGATCAACGTCGGCGGTCGACTCGAGGTGCAGATCGCGCGGGTCGGTGCCGACACCGAACTCGCCCGGATGCGGCGGCTCATGGAGGAGGCGCAGACCGGCAAGGCCGACGTGCAGCGCCTCGCCGACCGGGTCTCGGCCGTCTTCGTTCCCGTCGTGATCGGGCTCGCGCTCGCCGCCCTCGTCGGCTGGACGATCGCCGGGGCTCCGTGGGAACTCGCCTTCACCGCCGCGGTCGCGACGCTCATCATCGCCTGCCCGTGCGCGCTGGGGCTCGCGACCCCGACCGCCTTGCTTGTCGGCACCGGACGGGGGTCGCAGCTCGGCATCCTGATCCGCGGACCTCAGGTGCTCGAGCAGACCCGCACCGTCGACACGATCGTCCTCGACAAGACGGGCACCGTCACGACGGGACGCATGAGCGTCACCGACGTGCTGCCTGCGGGTGTCTCTCGCGAGGAACTGCTCGCCGTGGCGGCATCCGTCGAGGCGGGATCGGAGCACCCGGTCGCTCGCGCCATCGTCGCGTCGTCGACAGCGGGGAGCGTCGAGTCGTTCCAGTCGCACGCCGGATTCGGTGTGCAGGGGATCGTGGACGGTGCCGCGGTCGTCGCGGGCCGGCCGTCGTGGCTGGCAGAGGAGTGGGCCGTCGCTGTGCCCGCCGACCTGCCCGAGGGCACCGTCGTCGCCGTTGCTCGCGACGGCGAGTATCTCGGCGCGATCGTCGTCGCCGACACGGTCAAGCCCTCGAGCGCGGCGGCGATCGCCCGGTTCCGTGAACTCGGTCTCGAGCCGATCCTGCTCACCGGCGACACCGCCTCGTCGGCGTCGCGCGTCGCCGCCGAGGTCGGCATCGAGCGCGTCGAAGCGGGTGTGACTCCGGCGGGCAAGCTCGACACGATCCGCCGCCTGCAGGGCGAGGGCCGGGTCGTCGCGATGGCGGGCGACGGCGTCAACGACGCCGCGGCGCTCGCGGCCGCCGACCTCGGCATCGCGATGGGTGGCGGAACGGATGCGGCGATCGCGGCGTCCGACATCACCGTCGTCTCGGGCGACCTGGTCGTCGTCGCCGATGCGGTGCGTCTCGCGCGGCGGACCCTCGGGATCATCAGGGGCAACCTGTTCTGGGCGTTCGCGTACAACGTCGCGGCGATCCCGCTCGCGATGGCCGCGCTGCTGAACCCGCTCGTCGCGGCGGCGGCGATGGCGCTGTCGTCGGTGTTCGTGGTGACCAACAGCCTGCGGCTGCGCGGGTTCCAGGGGTCGA
- a CDS encoding heavy-metal-associated domain-containing protein, which yields MTDRIQLGLTDVSASATPAAPASAINEELLVTGMTCAHCVASVREELSEIDGVEAVSVDLVAGGTSHVTVHSATPLDDDALTAAIEEAGYTRVSA from the coding sequence ATGACCGACCGCATCCAGCTCGGACTCACCGACGTCTCCGCATCCGCGACGCCCGCAGCCCCGGCATCCGCCATCAACGAAGAACTGCTCGTCACCGGCATGACCTGCGCTCACTGCGTCGCGAGCGTCCGCGAGGAGCTTTCCGAGATCGACGGCGTCGAGGCCGTGTCCGTCGACCTCGTCGCCGGCGGTACCTCGCACGTCACCGTGCACAGCGCGACCCCCCTCGACGACGACGCCCTGACCGCCGCCATCGAGGAGGCCGGATACACCCGGGTGTCCGCGTGA